A genomic region of Deltaproteobacteria bacterium contains the following coding sequences:
- a CDS encoding tetratricopeptide repeat protein, giving the protein MNIVNRIILLICIVFAFLSAFTSELNADMISDSQSDIDTRIDILYTVQQISHLNKDVNAFIIRREADAVNRAKQSLKEATESLVKIEHEKRQNEIKGLTLILNKYPSSPLIPYVILRLAELHYEHSNDLFMQSMRQFEKGLSTGKSTGPPPHISYSTSISLYKRFLSQFPHNKYDALAYYLMGYCYGEEGNEKEAADSYITLTKLFPESTFMPEVWFRIGEYYFNNDLLSSAENAYSNAMKYKNSQFYDMALYKLAWTYYRENKYDQALSFFVQVVNRADMAAGSEKRESMKNEAIEYISLIFGENKPPTDADAFLKSIKWNRYYPLIMNKIGAIYTKLALYDFAIQAYNYTTQNAPETLDSLEALYGEMELYEKIGKFNNANDVRLNIIQNYGVGSPFLAGVKENTTKKYAINLVKKAMLSLVKDLIALPKQKHKQPTTGQYLSAQKILESYISEFPGDKELPIVYFFYADIAYQLKNYALAGEFYSKAALTPMYEDNKYRSDAAFDMVKSYEENLNITDTSTYYNKLTVFVNACDMYVSLYPENPDSPKMLYKSGEVLYKADYFTDSIKVFRKLLLTYPNDSLIMDSLKYIVSAFIADKNDTGLESWAVKTLKYNILRNNNEAIMYLKNVLGKLWFVKANKAYDKAQWKEAYRYYKKAVAYINSNQQDKTITIDSAVYNMGVVLNKLNRFKEARSVFNTLIKNYPSSKFVSSARLELGLSYEKALRFNKAIEMYESIINNYSESDKAKDAMFNLAILKEKLGQYGDAASEYGKYEKLYASKDEKPKIALFTAEDYSKAGNTGKALNIYKDVCYNSADVKISIQACFKAGKMLEIDSSREAKKFYDRVISQFDKLNANENAPYLFYYAGARFFNAKEYFALYNSLKFKSTAKLQKVFTEKTNMLAKLNKILTGIVDLGVPHYVIAASYLDANAYEQFYTDVMNSPVPKGLSDAEQNIYMSVLSEKVLPVKNNAIGIYKKTLNKAYQFGITNKYVVNAKEGLDRLDPNASLSYPDRELNILKTPVLQVSTEKINITAEHNESYIRRFRGPFLLFYESNNGYRITTLNLGTD; this is encoded by the coding sequence ATGAATATTGTAAACCGCATTATATTATTGATATGTATTGTATTCGCGTTCCTCTCTGCGTTTACTTCTGAACTGAATGCGGATATGATTAGTGATTCTCAATCGGATATCGATACGAGAATAGATATATTGTACACAGTACAACAGATATCACATTTAAATAAAGATGTGAATGCTTTTATCATAAGAAGGGAGGCAGACGCTGTTAATCGTGCAAAGCAATCATTAAAAGAGGCAACAGAAAGTCTTGTTAAGATTGAACACGAGAAAAGGCAAAATGAGATTAAGGGTCTCACCCTGATATTGAATAAGTATCCGTCATCACCTCTGATACCATATGTTATCTTAAGGCTCGCTGAGCTGCACTATGAGCATTCAAATGATCTATTTATGCAGAGCATGCGGCAATTTGAGAAAGGGCTATCAACCGGTAAATCGACAGGCCCGCCGCCTCATATTTCCTATAGTACTTCTATATCGCTCTATAAACGCTTTTTAAGCCAATTCCCTCACAACAAATACGACGCCCTGGCTTACTATTTAATGGGTTACTGCTACGGTGAGGAGGGAAACGAAAAAGAAGCTGCAGACAGCTATATCACTTTGACAAAGCTGTTTCCCGAATCAACATTTATGCCGGAAGTGTGGTTCAGGATAGGGGAGTATTATTTTAATAATGATTTGTTAAGTTCTGCCGAGAATGCATATTCTAATGCAATGAAATATAAGAATAGCCAGTTTTATGATATGGCACTTTATAAATTAGCATGGACATATTATAGAGAAAATAAATATGATCAGGCTTTATCATTTTTTGTCCAGGTTGTTAACAGGGCAGATATGGCTGCCGGCTCAGAAAAAAGAGAGTCCATGAAAAATGAAGCGATAGAGTATATAAGCTTGATATTTGGAGAGAACAAACCTCCAACGGATGCGGATGCCTTCCTAAAAAGTATAAAATGGAACAGGTATTACCCTCTGATTATGAATAAAATAGGCGCAATTTATACAAAGCTTGCCCTTTATGATTTTGCAATTCAGGCATACAATTATACAACTCAAAATGCGCCCGAAACCTTAGACTCGTTAGAGGCTCTTTATGGTGAAATGGAGTTGTACGAAAAGATAGGTAAGTTTAATAACGCGAATGACGTAAGATTAAATATTATACAAAACTATGGTGTTGGTTCGCCATTTTTAGCGGGTGTAAAAGAGAATACGACAAAGAAATATGCTATAAATTTAGTAAAGAAGGCGATGCTATCGCTTGTAAAAGATCTTATTGCATTGCCCAAGCAAAAGCATAAACAACCAACAACCGGGCAGTATCTCAGTGCACAAAAGATCCTTGAAAGCTATATTAGTGAGTTTCCTGGTGATAAAGAGCTGCCCATTGTGTATTTCTTTTATGCAGACATAGCTTATCAGTTAAAGAATTATGCACTTGCGGGTGAGTTCTACAGTAAGGCAGCACTAACGCCTATGTATGAGGATAATAAATATAGAAGTGATGCTGCGTTCGATATGGTCAAATCTTATGAAGAAAATTTGAATATCACCGACACATCAACATACTATAATAAATTAACCGTATTTGTAAATGCGTGCGATATGTATGTATCTCTTTATCCTGAAAATCCTGATTCCCCCAAGATGCTTTACAAGTCAGGAGAGGTCCTATATAAAGCCGATTATTTTACGGATTCTATAAAAGTGTTTCGGAAACTGCTCCTTACGTATCCTAACGACAGCCTTATCATGGATTCCCTTAAATATATTGTTTCTGCATTCATAGCAGATAAAAACGATACAGGGCTTGAGTCGTGGGCTGTAAAAACGTTAAAATACAATATCTTAAGAAATAACAATGAAGCCATCATGTATCTTAAAAATGTGCTCGGTAAACTATGGTTTGTAAAGGCAAATAAGGCTTACGATAAAGCTCAATGGAAAGAAGCATACAGGTATTACAAAAAGGCCGTCGCATACATTAATTCAAATCAGCAGGATAAAACCATTACCATTGATTCTGCGGTTTACAATATGGGTGTTGTTCTTAATAAACTAAATAGATTTAAAGAGGCAAGAAGTGTCTTCAACACACTCATAAAAAACTATCCCTCATCAAAATTTGTTTCTTCTGCCAGGCTGGAACTTGGATTATCGTATGAAAAGGCTTTAAGATTTAACAAAGCGATAGAGATGTATGAGTCAATCATTAATAATTATTCTGAGAGTGATAAAGCAAAAGATGCAATGTTTAACCTTGCCATTCTAAAAGAGAAACTCGGGCAGTATGGTGACGCCGCATCAGAATACGGGAAATATGAAAAGCTGTATGCTTCAAAAGATGAAAAACCGAAGATCGCTTTATTTACAGCAGAAGACTATTCAAAAGCAGGGAACACGGGAAAGGCATTAAATATTTATAAAGATGTATGTTATAATTCTGCAGATGTCAAAATATCGATTCAGGCTTGTTTCAAAGCAGGTAAGATGCTGGAGATTGATTCATCCAGAGAGGCTAAAAAATTCTATGACAGGGTAATATCACAGTTTGACAAGCTTAATGCAAATGAAAATGCGCCATATCTCTTTTACTATGCGGGTGCACGCTTTTTTAATGCAAAAGAGTACTTCGCACTCTATAACTCATTGAAGTTTAAATCCACCGCAAAGCTACAAAAGGTTTTTACTGAGAAGACCAATATGCTTGCAAAATTGAACAAGATATTAACAGGTATAGTTGATCTCGGGGTGCCTCATTACGTAATTGCTGCATCGTATCTTGATGCAAACGCGTATGAACAGTTTTATACCGATGTAATGAATTCACCGGTACCGAAAGGTTTAAGTGATGCTGAACAAAATATTTATATGTCTGTGCTTTCAGAAAAGGTTTTACCCGTAAAGAACAACGCTATTGGTATCTATAAAAAAACGCTGAACAAGGCTTATCAGTTTGGTATTACAAATAAATATGTTGTTAACGCAAAA